From Octopus sinensis linkage group LG14, ASM634580v1, whole genome shotgun sequence:
actgactttcatgggaaacatgtattcttgtggttgaaaccttttggattaactggtgctagagtgagccatatagtgaccactctcttatatttattttgtaaaaatattataatatattatataatattataataatccaggtttctcggagcactaggccacttggtgttgaatagatatactattaaattagtatctaattctctcacccttattaattaattatatatatatatatatatagcagtggcATATGGCGGTTGTTGTAATTTTAAGCAGGGGTATAAAAAAGTTTTCCATTAACATATgcgattaaattaatgagtaagattaatatttataatgaattttcaATGAGTGTGCAGCGCACACCTAGCACACCCGGAATATACGCCCCTGGtaggatgtatatattatatatattgaatataacatttgattacttgttttctttattcaaaattcggacagaacttatgcgatgacctgacacacacacacacacacacacacacacacacacacacacacacacacatacatacatgagttagtggacaaacgaaagacgGACACTCAGCACATTTATTGGGACTTATATGTATGGAGCAAGATAGTTTCATTTAAATTACGTGCTACTTAATGTTTTAAAGCTTGTGGAGCATACCGTCGAACAGCAGACTGCCCAACGATAAGCTCCACGACCTTTTTGAATCAAAATTGTTTtgatccatatgtgtgtgtgtgcgtgtgtgtgtgtgtgtgtgtgtgtgcgtgtgtgcgtgtgtgtgtgtgtatgcatgtatgcatatatgtatgtatgtatgtatgtatgtatgtatgtatgtatgtatgtatgtatgcatgtatgtatgcatgcatgtatgcatgcatgcatgtatttatgtatgtatgtatgtatgtatgcatgcatgtatgtgtgtatgtatgtatgtatgtatgcatgcatgtatgtatgcatgcatgtatgtatgcatgcgtgtatgtatgtacgtatgtatgtatgtatgtatgtatgtatgtatgtatgtatgtatgtatgtatgcatgcatgtatgtatgtatgtatgtatgtatgtatgtatgtatgtatacatgccagTTTGATTGCTTGGCCGTTGCTCGGATGAGAAAATAACATGGTAGCTTGTACCACCCTTTCGCCCAAGGTGCTGTGAGCGGAGCTAAACCCAAAGTAGGGATTATTGACTgcatatttaagaaatatatggGTGGATTTGGTTATTGCCACATGTTTCAGCTTCAACATTAATATACAGTAGGCTTAAATACGTTGATTAGGAAAATTGTTCACATCAGTTAACATTTATCGCCATATCAGGTTGAAAACAGCGAATATGGTCTGATCACCAAAATGAAGTAACggcgagcctagttagtacttaggtTGATGATTTACTGGGAAACCTAGACACTGTTAACAAAACGTTGctttgtgattaagaagcttcctttgcaacaccgtggtttcaggttcagtctcactgcgcggcacTTTTGGCGTTTTATACTGTAACCGCGGACCGATCAATGCCTCGAgtgattcggtagacggaaacggtGTGTAAACCAGTCGTAtatgcgcgcgtttgtgtgtgtgtgtgtgtgtgtgtgtgtatgcgtgtgtgtgtgtgtgtgcatgtgcgtgtgtgtgtgtgtgcgcgcgtgtgtgtgtgtctgtgtgtctgtgtgtctgttacccaccaccgcttgatgtCTCTGTAAtataagcagttcggcaaatgattccgatagaataagtaacagactttaaaataagaacaggggtcgatctgttcgactaaaactttcaTGGTGATGCCTCAACATATCTGCAATCCAATGGCTGAATCtaataaaagagaaagatgaacaataaaaaatattttccaatgcGAAGAGACAATTCTGTATATCCCTGTAAATGTGCTTCCCCGCAGTTAGTGTTCACTGAATTCCACTCAGCCCGTGCTAGAAGACATTGACCCAACTCGGTGTGCAGTGTGACCGAATGCAGAAACGCATAATTGCGAaacaagcgtaggagtggctgtgtggtaagcttgcttaccaaccacatggttctaggttcagtcccactgcgtggcaccttaggcaagtgtcttctactatagcctcggggcgaccaaagccttgtgcgtggatttggtagacggaaactgaaagaagcccgtcgtatatatgtgtgtatatatatacatatgcgtgtgtgtgtgtgtgtgtgtgcgtgcgtatgtgtttgtgtttgtccctccaacatcgcttgacaaccgatgctggtgtgtttccgtccccgtaacttagcggttcggcaaaagagaccgatagaataagtactaggcttacaaagagtaagtcctggggtccatttgctcgactaaaggcggtgctccagcatggcacagtcacatgactgaaacaagtaaaagagtaaagagagagtaagcttcttacacagccatgcctgaggtGCTCTTTTATAAAGTGTTAAAGAAAACTGAAGATAAACGGTATAGttataaaatttacaaatgagaaattcaagaaacaaagaagagaaagcaatgagaggtgtttttgtatttaaaacAGCCGAGTTTTGTTTCCATCATGATAAATTCAGACAATCCAGTAGACGATATGCGGAATAATGTCACTGTAAACTCATTAACTATTAGATCGTATAAAAgaaattcattattattgttgttgctgttgttgttgttattattattattatattattattattattattattattattattattattattattattattagatataaatCTAActgattttttcctttattcagtGTTGGTAATTTTGTTGTACAAATATTATAGAACGTGTATCAATTTAATCACGTTATTTCATCAGCTTTTCCAACTACATTTTATCTATTCTAATCGCTCTCCTCACATCTCTCTCcgtttgcttctctctctccctccatctgtcTCTATATctcctctccatttctctctctatcggtctgtctgtctctctctctctctctctctctcctctctctctctttctctttctcttatttcaATTGCACAGTCTCCCACAAACATATTTCATCCTTCTCTTGTTAGTTTTATCTTTATCAGCGCGTgagtgcataaaatatatttatatccagcTTAGCTTTACTTGAGGTCGAATTACCTGCGGTTGTGAGCACTGGCATAGCTAGGGTATGGCAGGAGTAACTTAATTTTGGCTAATTTTCAGTCCATGTACGCTGCGGCAAATTTTGTTGATGTCTCAAGAATATGGGCCAATGCATTGTTAGTCGCTTTGTAAAACACCTTTGCTATGTAAAGAGTTACCCTGGATCGACATCTTACCTTtcagaataaatttatttacctcATGGCATCAGCCTTTCGTCAGAATCTGCTAAAGGGCATTCGCAAGGATAAGTATTATGGTCTCATTTTCGACGCAACCCCTGGTAGAGCACATTGTGAACAGATTTCGCAAGTATGTTGAAGTTGACTTCGAAAGAGCGCGTTCGGGTGAGAGAAACCTTCCACAGGTTCATTCAGGCCAGCGAAAAGGATGCAGAGAGTTTAGTTGATGTAATTTCGAAGCAGTTGGCCGATGACGAAATGGCATTGGAAGATTGTAGGTCCCAGTGCTATGATAATGCAGCTGTGATGGCTGGGCACAGAAGCGAGGTCCAGCAGAGAATCAACGAAAAGAACAAATTGGCCCTATCCGTAAATTGTGGCAACCATTCGTTAAACCTAGTCGGCCTACACGCAACTAAACACGAGTTGATGATGTTTGCATTTTTTGGCGCAATCAAACACTCTACGTATTCTTTTTTCGTTCGACACACCGCTGGGAAAAACTGAAGGCCATAATGCCTGTGGTTCTTAAGTCGCAATCTGAAATGAGATGGAGTGCGCGGATGGATGCAGTTAAAAGAGTAAGAAACTACCTCGATGAAATTCCACAAGTTCTTCAAGACATCGTCGACAATGAAAACGAGGCAACCGAGACACGGAACGACGCTAACTTGCTGTTTAACCGTATACTTCGTCACGAATTATTTGCATTGCTTGGTTTCTGGAATAGCGTCCTCACATGGATCGATCGTGTTCAAAAGAGGCTTCAGGATCCGACAGTGAATTTCCATTATGCATCTCTCGACTTAAAAGGTCTCTGCGACTATTTTATCGCTTCCAGAGAAGTTTTAGTGGCTGATTCTCTCGAAGAAGGACTGAGCACTTGCAGAAAGTGGCAAAAGTCATGTCGAAGATCTCAACGTGTCATTCACGATGTTTCCATCATCGATGAGCTGACAGCAAAAAATAACATGCGAAAAACAATGAATGAGGCCATCGACCGTCTTCATAAAGAAATGAACGCGAGGTATTCCCGGCTGCATGACCTTGACACCAAATTTGGCTTCCTTATCGATATCCTGTTTCTGCGTAATGGCAGTTTTGCGGATCCCTGGGCATGTTGCAACACCTTTGGAAACGTCTACAGCAACGATATCGATGCAACCGAACTTTTCGAAGAAATCCTTGATTGCAGAATGCTATTTGCAGGTCGCGAACACCTCCAAATATCAAATCCTGAGGAGCTTCTCCAATTTATCTTCCAATATGGAGATGAAAGTGTGTTCCCTAACCTTCGCGTAGCGATACAGATTCTGCTGACAGTAGCTGTTTCCATTGCTGGTTGGGAGAGATTCTCAGCAAGCTGAATCTGATCATGTCCTTCCTGCTAGCTGATATGACACAATGTGTATCATTGACAACTTTGTATCGAAGAAAGATAGGTCACTCCTTTAAAATAGTCAATGTATACtttctgaataaataaattttatgaatattttctgaCTAAATAACTGTTTCGGTCTCTCTTAAAAAGGGGTCTGATGGGTTAGGTTAGGAAATTGGGGAAGGGGCGCAAATTTTGGCTTTGCCCTGGGCGCCATTTATCCTAGCTACGCCACTGGTTGTGAGTCATTGTCACAAGTGGAAAAGTAAAGAATTCACTAATTTCAGCCACAGCAGAATGGCAGGTGGAAACAGCTAGGGTAAATGATCAACGAAATTCATTTTCAGCAGGTAACatttaagaagaaaaatgagTGTCTACGAAAGTCAGATAACTAAAGATGAAATAATATAGCCAATGGGGGAAGCTGGGAggtaaaatttaaagaaagctcAGTATATATAGCTTTTTTGTGTTATATAAAGCTTTTCAGATTGGCTTGGAAACATAAGTAGTCTGGATTCACCTTCTCCATTCCCTAAACCTCTTAATTTATAATCGCATAATTAGCAATCTTCGTTGGTAAACTGTGAGTTGTAGAGTGACAGTCATCTTATTGAAACTTCAATCTAATTCTACGAGATGAAGTGTATAACATATGTCGACTAATAAACTTTGTTGATCAAGTATCATCCGCTTTATGTCACtcatacaagccatgtacatGGTTACTACTTACTAACTTCTTGTACCAAGGCATTCAAGCCTTGAACACTCTACTTTATATTTCAAACACAATCTGTCTCATATTACAATGTCCAATGTGGCGTGTTTTTTAAGATAATAATGTTATTCCTGAAAGGAATTAGGTTGGTATTTCTAGTAGACCGGTTCGAGTTACTCCATTTATTATCTGAAGAATAACTGTAAAATCTACAATATACTCCCCACTCACTCTTCCTTATCACTTCCCACTCACCCTCTTCCTCCCCCGTTTCTCTCCACCtcttctctcgccctctctctctctctctctctctctctctctctctctctctctctctatcacacacacacacacacacagagttcctcTACACTACTGTATAGAAACATCCGCTTACAATCTGCCATCCACCATTAAACTTTCTTTATCACACAAAACAACCGCATTCACACAATCATTCAAACGCAATCATGCGTGCACAAAACGCTCTCCCCACATCCAAAGATAAACAAACTCATATTcctcacacccacacaaacaaacTGAAAGTCATACACAtcaacacactcacgcacataaacatacacatgcacagagatgcacacacacacatacatcccccAAAAACCCCAcctttacacacattcacacctagCCATTCACTCGCAGACTCAAACATAAATAAACTAGCATTCAATTGTACCCGTACCCACATATTTCTGtacccatacatacgcacatacgcgcggcacacacacacatgcgcacgcatacacacacatgtgcacacacacacacacacatgatcacagacacacacataatgtcaCCTACCTGTACgctcacattcacacacccatatatatatatatatatatatttgtgtatgtgtgtgtgtgtgtgtgtgtggtgtgttaacACCACCACACCCACAATAAAACTTAATtgcatcacacacatatagatacacatctacacacatccacgcatatacacatacagacaagcacattaacacacgcacacagacacatgcacacacacacacacgaacatacagtCGACTAATCTCTGAACAACATTGTCTTCTCCTCACTGCGCCACTTCCACCACCCACTAGCAGCTGTTCAGTGAGAAATTATTTCCAGTAATTCGGTTGGCACAGCAGGTAATAAACCACGACAACTGATTCATTTGTAGGTGGCCCTATTTGTTAGCTCATTAGTAAACATCCTGCTGTTCAGATCATGCGGAGTCCTGAAAATGATCATCTTTCAGTGTAAAGGTAGTTTACAAAGTGATATCGATGACAATAATAAACATaacaattgtttataatttaagtacaaggagaggaaaatttgtagattacatcgaaccctaatacttgattggtactctGTTTTATCAACCCGGAGAGAGGAAAGGCCAAGTTAACCTCGAAGGGATTGGGAACCAGAATGATAAGTGCTGGTTACATCGTGCGTCATTTTCCGTCgttcttaacgattctgccaattcgctaACCTTAAACGTCTGGTCACATTAATAAATTAACAAAGACTGATACAATAGCAGTTTGAAACTCCAGAAAATTCAGAGaagtttcaatcaatcaatcaatatatatatatatatatatatatatatatatatatatatatatatacttttgcttAGTCCGCTATAATGTTTCATTAGACGTGGTTACGGTACAAGTCATAGTTcacctgaaacagctgtcaagataAGACTATTACACTattccttttgtttatttgtattccaTGTAAATATACTCAAGCCTACTCACATTTACCTGCCTTTTTAGTtctatagggggagaattcacacaaaaagtaaaagacgaagacaggtggtgtagacaacaaacagatgtattagcttaacgctgaggaagtgaaaaagtctttaacgtttcgagcctacgctctcccacagaaagaacacagaaataaacagggagagaaaataaaagaatgtgtggtggctagcgatctatcatggcgaatgccggacagaggggtcacacaggagatctaggaagaaggggaggtaataaagtagtggtgatcccaaaacgaaggtgcgcttgcgtgtgtataagagagcatgtatgtgcgtgtggcaGAGGGGTGGTGAACTtgacatgtgcgtgtatgcatgtataggcgtctggatgatggtgtgggtgctgagaagtggtcagtgctagtgtgtgcatggtggtgtgatgtgatgtggtgttgtgtggtatagTGGTGTGGTAGTGTTGGGATATGGgtgaggcgagagtggggaaagcaagggtgggctGTGTGTTAGGCTGAGgatgggggtagaggtgggtgtaagggatgggggcggaatgggatggatagggaaggtgggatC
This genomic window contains:
- the LOC115219313 gene encoding uncharacterized protein LOC115219313; translated protein: MPVVLKSQSEMRWSARMDAVKRVRNYLDEIPQVLQDIVDNENEATETRNDANLLFNRILRHELFALLGFWNSVLTWIDRVQKRLQDPTVNFHYASLDLKGLCDYFIASREVLVADSLEEGLSTCRKWQKSCRRSQRVIHDVSIIDELTAKNNMRKTMNEAIDRLHKEMNARYSRLHDLDTKFGFLIDILFLRNGSFADPWACCNTFGNVYSNDIDATELFEEILDCRMLFAGREHLQISNPEELLQFIFQYGDESVFPNLRVAIQILLTVAVSIAGWERFSAS